In one Bradyrhizobium cosmicum genomic region, the following are encoded:
- a CDS encoding RibD family protein has translation MKPYVVCLMASSLDGRTHPSRWRPKGVGGDWFEKIHDELGGDAWVIGRVTGSEFAKGEPYPETDAKFPRENWIARRDAKTYGVVLDAYGKIGWGRSDIGGDPIVVVLTEGVPDSHLAGLRAEGVSYIFAGKSGIDLALTLDILSRELGVKRLLVEGGGVANGAFLRAGLIDEFNLILSPAIDGARGAPFVFDSTEADSEQRAPLTAMTLESTRDLGGGVLLLRYLIQNGASK, from the coding sequence ATGAAGCCCTACGTCGTCTGCCTGATGGCCTCCAGCCTGGATGGCCGCACGCATCCCAGCCGTTGGCGTCCGAAGGGCGTTGGCGGCGACTGGTTCGAGAAGATCCATGACGAGCTTGGCGGCGATGCCTGGGTGATCGGCCGCGTCACCGGCTCGGAATTCGCCAAGGGCGAGCCGTATCCCGAGACGGACGCTAAATTCCCGCGCGAAAACTGGATCGCGCGGCGCGATGCGAAGACTTATGGCGTCGTGCTCGATGCGTACGGTAAGATCGGATGGGGCCGCTCGGACATCGGCGGCGATCCAATCGTCGTCGTGCTGACCGAAGGCGTGCCGGATTCGCACCTCGCCGGCCTGCGCGCTGAAGGCGTGTCCTACATCTTTGCCGGCAAGTCCGGGATCGATCTGGCCTTGACGCTGGATATCCTCAGCCGCGAGCTCGGTGTGAAGCGCCTGCTGGTCGAAGGTGGCGGCGTCGCCAATGGCGCGTTCCTGCGCGCCGGCTTGATCGACGAATTCAACCTGATCCTCAGCCCCGCGATCGATGGCGCCAGGGGCGCCCCCTTCGTGTTCGACTCGACCGAAGCCGACAGCGAGCAGCGCGCGCCGCTGACCGCGATGACGCTGGAGAGCACGCGGGATCTTGGCGGCGGCGTCCTGCTGTTGCGATACCTGATCCAAAACGGCGCGAGCAAGTAG
- a CDS encoding hybrid sensor histidine kinase/response regulator — MGFLAEGGELGAMMRALDWSDSPLGHPRQWSQALKTTVGMLLAAQAQIVLFWGPDYVALYNDAYAPGIGANHPRALGRPAIENWGELWDDLEPLLAGVRRTRKTFAAKDRPFYVERHGYGETSYWDVSYSAVPDDDGSVGGVLCIVSETTERVLGETQLRASEARYRELNATLEQRVTERTAERHLLATIVETTDGQIQALDLDYRWLAINTACAEAYERIYGKRPRVGDSLHEFLADRPEHLAAATAIWARALGGEAFTNIEEFGDPKFDRRVFEMKFETLRAPDGTRIGAFLTGTDVTDRLEEQARLAQAEAALRQAQKMEAMGQLTGGVAHDFNNLLTPIVGLLDMFQRKGIGGEREHRLIAGAAQAAERAKTLVQRLLAFARRQPLQAVPVNIGRLVADMGDLISSTTGPQIQVTVDTPEGLPEAMADPNQIEMAILNLSVNARDAMPDGGGLRISAKARTVTSENKSGLAPGAYICISVADTGIGMDETTLAHAVEPFFSTKGVGQGTGLGLSMVHGLASQLGGALTIRSAVGAGTTVELWLPVSHAAAATIDTAPQPELRPLPVGTALLVDDEPLVRMSTAEMLSELGYRVVEAASAEDALQRVSDGLRPNLLVTDHLMPGMSGTDLGLALRNQYPDLQILVVSGYANNEGITPDLSRLTKPFRSDELAASLANLAKVGR, encoded by the coding sequence ATGGGCTTCCTTGCTGAAGGGGGCGAGCTTGGCGCCATGATGCGCGCCCTCGACTGGTCGGATTCACCGCTCGGTCATCCCCGCCAATGGTCCCAGGCCCTGAAGACGACGGTCGGCATGCTGCTGGCAGCTCAGGCCCAGATCGTCCTGTTCTGGGGGCCTGATTACGTAGCGCTGTACAATGACGCCTACGCGCCGGGCATCGGCGCCAATCACCCCCGCGCCCTCGGCCGCCCCGCGATCGAGAACTGGGGCGAACTTTGGGACGATCTCGAACCGCTGCTCGCCGGCGTCCGCCGCACCAGGAAGACATTCGCCGCCAAGGATCGCCCGTTCTACGTTGAGCGTCATGGCTATGGCGAAACGAGTTACTGGGACGTCTCCTACTCGGCCGTACCCGATGACGATGGTTCGGTCGGCGGCGTGCTCTGCATCGTGTCCGAGACCACCGAACGTGTTCTTGGTGAGACGCAGTTGCGGGCGAGCGAAGCGCGCTACCGGGAGCTCAATGCCACGCTCGAGCAGCGCGTGACGGAACGGACCGCCGAACGGCACCTGCTTGCCACGATCGTGGAAACCACCGACGGGCAGATTCAGGCCCTCGACCTCGACTATCGCTGGCTCGCCATCAACACGGCCTGCGCCGAGGCTTATGAGCGCATCTATGGCAAGCGGCCGAGGGTCGGCGATTCCCTGCATGAATTCCTCGCCGACCGGCCCGAGCATCTCGCTGCGGCAACCGCGATCTGGGCCCGCGCGCTGGGCGGCGAAGCCTTCACCAACATCGAGGAGTTCGGCGATCCCAAATTCGACCGCAGGGTCTTCGAAATGAAGTTCGAAACGCTGCGCGCGCCCGACGGTACGCGAATCGGCGCGTTCCTGACCGGGACGGACGTGACCGATCGCCTGGAGGAGCAGGCACGGCTCGCGCAGGCCGAGGCGGCGCTGCGCCAGGCGCAGAAGATGGAGGCCATGGGCCAGCTCACTGGCGGTGTTGCGCACGACTTCAACAATCTGCTGACGCCGATCGTCGGCCTGCTCGACATGTTTCAGCGCAAGGGCATCGGCGGCGAGCGCGAGCATCGGCTGATCGCAGGCGCAGCCCAGGCAGCCGAGCGTGCCAAGACGCTGGTCCAGCGCCTTCTTGCCTTCGCGCGCCGGCAACCGCTCCAGGCTGTTCCGGTCAACATCGGTCGGCTCGTTGCCGACATGGGAGATCTGATCTCGAGCACGACCGGGCCGCAAATCCAGGTAACGGTGGACACACCGGAAGGCCTTCCCGAAGCCATGGCCGATCCCAACCAGATCGAGATGGCCATCCTGAACCTCAGCGTGAATGCCCGCGACGCCATGCCAGACGGCGGCGGATTGCGTATCTCCGCCAAGGCACGGACCGTCACCAGCGAGAACAAATCGGGCCTGGCACCCGGCGCCTATATCTGCATCTCGGTCGCCGATACCGGCATCGGCATGGACGAAACGACACTGGCCCATGCCGTCGAACCGTTCTTCTCGACCAAGGGTGTCGGACAAGGCACCGGCCTCGGCCTCTCGATGGTCCACGGCCTCGCATCGCAGCTCGGCGGCGCGCTGACGATCAGGAGCGCCGTGGGCGCGGGAACGACGGTGGAGTTGTGGCTGCCGGTCAGCCACGCGGCCGCGGCCACGATCGACACGGCCCCGCAACCCGAACTGCGGCCGCTCCCCGTCGGCACGGCGCTGCTGGTGGATGACGAGCCTCTGGTGCGCATGAGCACCGCCGAGATGCTGAGCGAGCTCGGCTACAGGGTCGTCGAGGCCGCCTCCGCCGAGGACGCGCTTCAGCGCGTCAGTGACGGACTGCGGCCGAACCTGCTCGTCACCGACCATCTGATGCCGGGAATGAGCGGAACGGACCTCGGCCTCGCGCTGCGCAATCAATATCCCGACCTGCAGATCCTCGTCGTCTCCGGTTACGCCAACAACGAAGGCATCACGCCGGATTTGTCGCGGCTGACGAAACCGTTCCGGAGCGATGAGCTGGCGGCGAGCTTGGCGAATTTGGCGAAGGTGGGACGGTAG
- a CDS encoding helix-turn-helix transcriptional regulator produces the protein MQQASVEKFSDLIGGIYDCVITPERWTGVLDDICTEFGFATGALSVASLTNMKAVVNAVSGSDLAQMAQNGIGYGADIIELWGGAERIQQYPLGEPIVQSQAVRQDVIAGNRYYREWALPRGLFDAVAVGLVRDKAMVGNAIFSQHESAGSIDDAQVGGLRLLAPHIRRAVTISHFFDMKAVEAATFAATVEALTVGVVLADEDSRIVHANAAATSMLAAGDPIVDRQGRIAVQSTATTGALQSAVAQAAKDEATLGQRGIGIPIPRPSGDPFVIHVLPLRRSHMRSGLIQRAAAALFVASASGPPRMPHDALNQLYDLTPAEIRIFELICEGQTRAAIGESLGISLSTVKSHLFHVFEKTGCRRQVDLVRLAKSLTFPV, from the coding sequence ATGCAGCAGGCTTCGGTCGAAAAATTCTCGGATCTCATCGGCGGTATCTATGATTGTGTGATCACGCCTGAACGCTGGACCGGAGTTCTGGACGACATCTGCACCGAGTTTGGTTTTGCCACCGGCGCGCTCTCGGTCGCCAGCCTCACCAACATGAAGGCCGTCGTCAACGCGGTCTCCGGGAGCGACCTTGCCCAGATGGCGCAGAACGGTATCGGCTACGGCGCCGACATCATCGAGCTCTGGGGCGGCGCCGAGCGCATTCAGCAATATCCGCTGGGGGAGCCGATCGTTCAATCCCAGGCCGTCCGACAGGACGTGATCGCCGGCAATCGCTATTATCGCGAATGGGCCCTGCCCAGGGGCCTGTTCGACGCCGTTGCCGTCGGCCTCGTCCGCGACAAGGCGATGGTCGGCAATGCGATCTTCAGCCAGCATGAATCCGCCGGATCCATTGACGATGCGCAGGTCGGCGGATTGCGCCTTCTGGCGCCTCACATCCGCCGGGCGGTGACGATCAGCCATTTCTTCGACATGAAGGCCGTGGAAGCCGCGACGTTTGCGGCAACAGTCGAGGCCCTGACGGTCGGAGTCGTCCTGGCGGACGAGGATTCGCGGATCGTTCACGCCAACGCCGCAGCCACTTCCATGCTCGCAGCCGGTGACCCGATCGTCGACCGACAGGGCCGGATCGCCGTTCAATCCACGGCGACCACCGGCGCATTGCAATCCGCCGTCGCGCAGGCCGCGAAAGACGAGGCGACGCTCGGCCAGCGAGGCATCGGCATCCCGATCCCGCGCCCGAGTGGTGACCCCTTTGTCATTCACGTTCTGCCGCTGCGACGCAGCCACATGCGATCCGGCCTGATCCAGCGCGCCGCCGCCGCTCTGTTCGTGGCGTCCGCCTCCGGGCCGCCGCGAATGCCTCACGATGCGCTCAACCAGCTCTACGACCTGACGCCGGCCGAGATTCGAATCTTCGAGCTCATTTGCGAGGGACAGACACGCGCCGCGATCGGTGAATCGCTCGGCATTTCCCTCAGCACCGTGAAGAGCCACCTGTTTCACGTCTTCGAGAAGACAGGGTGCCGGCGCCAGGTCGATCTGGTCAGGCTGGCAAAGTCGCTGACGTTTCCGGTGTAG
- a CDS encoding ABC transporter substrate-binding protein: MRQARRLPRRLADCSGGKMTSRNGDGRWSRREVAKGLLAAPFVLSTAAKAQSSAKYEFGVAGIAPIYSAPYIAFKKGYFKEAGIDVGYLNSQSGPRTKQILTAGQVLVGCSGVNDALATTVAGKPTTVVFGLDRRITYANILIRKEDAGKFKSVADLSGQRLAVTQLQSATWLMAVFITEKGGAKDVDIRGLGDFATMLGALKSKQVAATIATSAMLEQMKGEDWAVPLFSIGDDASWKSTFGGDVPGIGCYVLQEQIDKNPAAIQAAVTGLVKAQNFINSSSPEELTELLHEDFMNSLPKPTVQSGLTFYKQNVFSPDNIISENSYALLSSIIKDRQFTPDQMAKIPYKAAINMDFVRKARAA; encoded by the coding sequence TTGAGGCAGGCCCGAAGATTGCCTCGCCGGTTAGCAGATTGTTCCGGAGGGAAGATGACGAGCAGAAATGGCGATGGCCGGTGGAGCCGTCGCGAAGTCGCCAAAGGGTTGCTGGCCGCACCCTTCGTTCTGTCCACGGCAGCCAAAGCACAGTCGTCCGCGAAGTACGAATTCGGCGTCGCCGGCATCGCCCCCATCTACAGTGCGCCCTACATCGCGTTCAAAAAGGGGTACTTCAAGGAAGCCGGCATCGATGTGGGCTACCTGAATTCCCAGAGCGGGCCTCGCACCAAGCAGATCCTCACGGCGGGGCAGGTGCTGGTGGGGTGCAGCGGCGTCAATGACGCCCTCGCCACCACCGTTGCCGGCAAGCCCACCACGGTCGTGTTCGGGCTTGATCGCAGAATTACCTACGCGAACATCCTGATCCGCAAGGAAGACGCCGGCAAGTTCAAGTCGGTCGCCGACCTCAGTGGTCAGCGGCTGGCCGTGACCCAACTCCAATCGGCCACTTGGCTGATGGCCGTCTTCATCACCGAGAAGGGCGGTGCCAAGGATGTTGATATCCGCGGCCTCGGCGACTTCGCGACCATGCTCGGCGCGCTGAAATCGAAGCAGGTTGCGGCGACGATCGCGACCTCGGCCATGCTCGAACAGATGAAAGGCGAGGACTGGGCTGTGCCGCTGTTCAGCATCGGCGACGATGCCAGCTGGAAATCGACCTTCGGTGGCGATGTCCCGGGCATCGGCTGCTACGTCCTGCAGGAACAGATCGACAAGAATCCGGCAGCGATCCAGGCGGCCGTCACCGGCCTCGTGAAGGCGCAGAACTTCATCAATTCGAGTTCGCCCGAGGAACTCACCGAGTTGCTGCACGAAGACTTCATGAACTCGCTGCCGAAGCCGACCGTGCAGAGCGGCCTGACCTTCTACAAGCAGAACGTCTTTTCGCCAGACAACATCATTTCCGAGAACAGCTACGCGCTTCTCTCCAGCATCATCAAGGACCGTCAGTTCACGCCCGATCAAATGGCGAAGATTCCGTACAAGGCGGCGATCAACATGGACTTCGTTCGCAAGGCGCGCGCGGCATGA
- a CDS encoding ABC transporter ATP-binding protein, whose product MSAMIELRHVSKSFESKSGEIVKAVGDVSLTVEKGEFVCIVGPSGCGKSTILNMIAGFMPPTSGEVYVDGARVDRDVPASLGYIFQKDTVLPWYTVRQNVGLGLKFVGAARQDTDKKIDRLLRLAHLSNFAEAYPHQLSGGMRRRVALCMSLAVDPKILLLDEPFGALDTHTKTHLHSELLEIWRELGQTVVMITHDLDEAVTLASRVVVLSTPPSHTLLEEMIDIPYPRDVFELRQSSQFTAHIQRVWKVLGNQFRAAA is encoded by the coding sequence ATGAGCGCGATGATCGAGCTTCGTCACGTCAGCAAGTCGTTCGAGAGCAAGAGCGGCGAGATCGTGAAGGCCGTAGGCGATGTCTCCCTGACCGTCGAGAAGGGAGAGTTCGTCTGCATCGTCGGACCGTCCGGTTGCGGCAAGAGCACCATCCTCAACATGATTGCCGGTTTCATGCCGCCGACCAGCGGCGAGGTCTATGTCGACGGCGCGCGCGTCGACCGCGACGTGCCGGCATCACTGGGATACATCTTCCAGAAGGACACGGTGCTGCCCTGGTATACGGTGCGGCAGAATGTCGGTCTCGGCCTCAAATTCGTCGGTGCGGCCCGGCAAGACACTGACAAGAAGATCGACCGGCTGCTGCGGCTCGCGCATCTCAGCAATTTTGCGGAGGCTTACCCGCATCAGCTTTCCGGCGGCATGCGCCGCCGGGTTGCGCTTTGCATGAGTCTCGCGGTCGATCCCAAGATCCTGCTACTCGACGAACCATTTGGCGCCCTCGATACGCATACCAAGACGCATCTGCATAGTGAACTGCTCGAGATCTGGCGCGAGCTGGGCCAAACCGTGGTCATGATCACGCATGATCTCGACGAGGCGGTCACGCTCGCCAGCCGCGTCGTCGTTCTGTCGACGCCACCCAGCCACACCCTGCTCGAAGAGATGATCGACATTCCCTATCCCCGCGACGTCTTCGAGTTGCGCCAATCGAGCCAATTCACTGCCCATATCCAGCGCGTCTGGAAGGTGCTCGGCAACCAGTTCAGGGCGGCAGCATGA
- a CDS encoding helix-turn-helix transcriptional regulator gives MQQASVERFSDLIGNIYDCVIAPERWTEVLNEIRNEFGFATAVLSAYSLTNVRIGVNAASGTDPVPTMAQTSKEYVADIVELWGGIERIRQYPLGEPIIRSQAVPEEIILGNRYHREWALPKGLFDAVGVALVREKTMIGNATFSQHESDGAIEDAQVDGLRLLAPHIRRAVIISNLFDMKTVEAATFAATVETLTVGVVLTDEDSKIVHTNAAASAMLAAGDPILTRHGRIAVQSAATTTSLQSAVAQAAKDEAALGQKGIGIPIPRPDGAPLVIHILPLRRGQMRSGLVQRAAAALFVASASGPPQLPHDALVHLYDLTPAEIRIFELICDGQTRDAISSELGVSLSTVKSHLFHVFEKTGCRRQVDLVRLAKSLTFPV, from the coding sequence ATGCAGCAGGCTTCGGTCGAAAGATTCTCAGACCTCATCGGCAACATCTACGATTGTGTCATCGCACCGGAACGCTGGACTGAGGTTCTGAACGAGATTCGTAACGAGTTCGGCTTCGCGACCGCCGTGCTCTCGGCCTACAGCCTCACGAATGTGAGGATCGGCGTCAACGCCGCCTCCGGAACCGACCCTGTCCCGACGATGGCCCAGACCAGCAAGGAGTATGTGGCCGATATCGTCGAGCTCTGGGGCGGCATCGAGCGCATCAGGCAATATCCGCTTGGAGAGCCGATCATTCGATCCCAGGCCGTTCCTGAGGAGATCATCCTCGGCAACCGGTATCACCGGGAATGGGCTCTCCCCAAGGGCTTGTTCGACGCCGTCGGCGTCGCACTTGTTCGCGAGAAGACCATGATCGGAAATGCGACATTCAGCCAGCATGAGTCGGACGGAGCGATCGAGGATGCGCAGGTCGACGGATTGCGCCTTCTCGCACCTCACATCCGCCGCGCCGTGATCATCAGCAATCTGTTCGACATGAAGACCGTGGAAGCCGCGACGTTCGCCGCGACTGTGGAAACCCTGACAGTCGGCGTCGTCTTGACGGACGAGGATTCGAAGATCGTTCATACCAACGCCGCAGCCTCCGCGATGCTCGCGGCAGGCGATCCGATTCTGACGCGGCATGGCCGGATCGCGGTTCAGTCCGCGGCGACGACCACCTCATTGCAATCGGCCGTCGCACAGGCCGCGAAGGACGAGGCGGCACTCGGCCAGAAAGGCATCGGCATCCCGATCCCTCGCCCCGACGGCGCCCCTCTCGTCATCCACATTCTGCCGTTACGGCGCGGCCAGATGCGATCCGGCCTGGTCCAGCGCGCGGCCGCCGCGCTGTTCGTGGCGTCGGCCTCCGGTCCGCCGCAGCTGCCTCATGATGCCCTCGTCCACCTCTATGACCTGACGCCCGCCGAGATTCGCATCTTCGAGCTCATCTGCGACGGACAGACACGTGACGCGATCTCGTCGGAGCTCGGAGTGTCCCTCAGCACCGTGAAGAGCCACCTGTTTCATGTGTTCGAGAAGACGGGGTGCCGGCGCCAGGTCGATCTGGTCAGGCTGGCGAAGTCGCTGACGTTTCCGGTGTAG
- a CDS encoding flavin monoamine oxidase family protein — MSRQSEHVVIVGAGAAGLMAARALARAGRTVTILEARERCGGRIHPLPASEFGYPADAGAEFIHGDAPVTRALLREAGLSSQLIEGRQWSFDGTQLSREDRHDPHEDELHAVLGQLKDDLTVADFLRRHFAGEDYARLRHSIERMVEGYDAGDPERASTLALRAEWMDGGHHTQARIVGGYGAMIDFLAEQCRSHGVAIRFGSVVSAITEEGGALAVRCAGGDVQACDRVVLTVPLPLLRDIALPSAARAKAAAADDIGFGSVIKILLRFTRPWWRERPEDLADLTFLLSDQTIPVWWTRYPDQHPVLTGWFGGPRTANLNGLDSQELIDAGLSSLAAIFGLPRDDIARDLVAAAATNWAHDPFARGAYSWATPRTRAAQTILARADGPVLFSGEALYHGSDMGTVEAALASGLETARLILRE, encoded by the coding sequence ATGTCCAGGCAATCGGAACACGTCGTCATCGTCGGTGCCGGCGCGGCGGGGCTGATGGCGGCGCGCGCGCTGGCGCGTGCGGGCAGGACCGTGACGATCCTGGAGGCGCGCGAGCGCTGCGGCGGGCGGATCCATCCGCTGCCGGCGTCGGAATTCGGCTACCCCGCCGACGCCGGCGCCGAATTCATCCATGGCGATGCGCCCGTCACGCGCGCCTTGCTGCGCGAGGCCGGGCTGTCGTCGCAACTGATTGAAGGCAGGCAATGGAGCTTCGACGGCACTCAATTATCGCGTGAGGATCGCCACGATCCGCACGAGGACGAGTTGCATGCCGTGCTCGGGCAGCTGAAGGACGACCTCACGGTCGCCGATTTCCTGCGCCGCCATTTCGCCGGCGAGGACTACGCGCGGCTGCGCCATTCGATCGAGCGGATGGTCGAGGGCTACGACGCCGGCGATCCCGAGCGTGCCTCGACGCTGGCACTGCGCGCGGAATGGATGGACGGCGGGCACCATACCCAGGCGCGCATCGTCGGCGGTTATGGCGCGATGATCGATTTTCTGGCGGAGCAATGCCGCAGCCACGGCGTCGCCATCCGCTTTGGCAGCGTGGTATCGGCGATCACCGAGGAGGGCGGCGCCCTGGCGGTCCGCTGCGCTGGCGGCGACGTGCAGGCCTGCGATCGCGTCGTCCTCACCGTGCCGCTGCCGTTGTTGCGCGACATCGCTCTGCCCTCAGCCGCACGCGCGAAAGCTGCGGCCGCGGACGACATCGGCTTCGGCAGCGTCATCAAGATCCTGCTGCGGTTCACGCGGCCATGGTGGCGCGAGCGGCCAGAAGATCTCGCGGACCTGACCTTCCTGCTGTCGGACCAGACCATCCCGGTATGGTGGACGCGGTATCCGGATCAGCATCCCGTTCTCACCGGTTGGTTCGGCGGCCCGCGGACGGCGAATCTGAACGGCCTCGATTCGCAAGAACTGATCGATGCCGGGCTGAGCTCGCTCGCCGCCATCTTCGGCCTGCCGCGCGACGACATCGCACGCGACCTCGTGGCGGCTGCCGCGACCAACTGGGCGCACGATCCTTTCGCACGCGGCGCCTATTCATGGGCGACGCCGCGGACGCGTGCGGCGCAGACG
- a CDS encoding ABC transporter permease, giving the protein MSSDQVQIAGPEVSAGRTSRTQPRRRLAGGLRITLTQVLILAVVLGVWEALTRMTWFEQNTIFDPFFISRPSLIGARIWQWMQPGKNAIWPHLASTLYATGLGLFVGTLSGFTVGVLLAQSRFWAKVLNPFIVSLNSMPRIAFVPLITMLFGLGLASKVVTAWFMVFFLVFFNTYKGANSVEQELVNFCRTLGGRPSQILWRVRIPTAAAWTFASLPNAISFALIGVVLAEFVGSTTGVGYLMTTSLATLNATDMFASIVILSLVGVSLVYLISAIERRLLHWSSEFRND; this is encoded by the coding sequence ATGAGCAGCGACCAGGTGCAGATCGCCGGCCCGGAGGTTTCCGCGGGCCGCACTTCCAGGACGCAACCGCGGCGTCGTTTGGCCGGCGGCTTGCGGATCACGCTCACGCAGGTTCTGATCCTGGCCGTGGTGCTCGGAGTCTGGGAAGCGCTGACGCGCATGACCTGGTTTGAGCAGAATACGATCTTCGATCCGTTCTTCATCAGTCGACCGTCGCTGATCGGCGCACGGATCTGGCAGTGGATGCAGCCAGGCAAGAACGCCATCTGGCCCCATCTGGCATCAACGCTCTATGCCACCGGCCTGGGGCTGTTTGTCGGCACCTTGTCCGGCTTCACTGTCGGCGTGCTGCTGGCCCAGAGCCGGTTCTGGGCAAAGGTGCTCAACCCGTTCATCGTCTCGCTCAACTCGATGCCGCGCATCGCCTTCGTGCCGCTGATCACGATGCTGTTCGGGCTGGGTCTCGCCTCGAAAGTCGTGACCGCCTGGTTCATGGTGTTCTTCCTCGTCTTCTTCAATACCTACAAGGGTGCGAACAGCGTCGAGCAGGAACTGGTGAATTTCTGCCGGACACTTGGCGGCCGGCCTTCGCAGATTCTCTGGCGCGTGCGCATTCCGACGGCCGCAGCATGGACCTTCGCATCGCTGCCCAATGCGATCAGCTTTGCATTGATCGGCGTGGTGCTTGCGGAATTCGTGGGTTCGACGACCGGCGTCGGCTATCTCATGACCACGTCGCTGGCGACGCTCAATGCAACGGACATGTTCGCCTCGATCGTCATCCTGAGCCTGGTCGGCGTCAGTCTCGTGTATCTGATCAGCGCAATCGAGCGACGCTTGCTGCATTGGTCGTCCGAATTCCGCAACGATTGA
- a CDS encoding FABP family protein, whose product MLPIPADIFTEPEDVSPDGLANLGPLRRLAGVWQADKGIDVNPKAEGPERRTFIEHIRMDPIDPQANGPQLLYGLRYHIHINTPEEDITFHDQVGYWLWEPATGLIMQTLAIPRGQVLLAFGNAKPDDLEIAVTAKRGDTAYGICSTDFLEQAFRTDSYRCDITFNDDGSWTYLIQTELFVRGAPFNHHDSNTLKMVAPPKLNPLAAIVNDRAKSGGPAA is encoded by the coding sequence ATGCTCCCCATTCCCGCCGACATCTTCACCGAACCGGAGGACGTCTCCCCGGACGGCCTTGCCAATCTCGGGCCGCTCCGCCGTCTTGCCGGGGTCTGGCAGGCGGACAAGGGCATCGACGTCAATCCAAAGGCGGAGGGGCCGGAGCGGCGTACCTTCATCGAGCACATCCGGATGGATCCGATCGATCCGCAGGCCAACGGGCCGCAGCTGCTCTACGGGCTGCGCTATCACATTCACATCAACACGCCCGAGGAAGACATCACCTTCCACGATCAGGTCGGCTACTGGCTTTGGGAGCCCGCGACCGGGCTGATCATGCAGACGCTGGCGATCCCGCGCGGACAGGTGCTGCTCGCGTTCGGCAACGCCAAGCCAGACGATCTAGAGATCGCGGTCACGGCGAAGCGCGGCGACACCGCCTACGGGATCTGCTCGACCGATTTTCTCGAACAGGCTTTCCGCACCGACTCTTACCGCTGCGACATCACCTTCAACGATGACGGCAGCTGGACCTATCTGATCCAGACCGAGTTGTTCGTCCGCGGTGCGCCGTTCAATCATCACGACAGCAACACGCTCAAGATGGTCGCGCCGCCGAAGCTCAATCCGCTCGCCGCGATCGTGAATGATCGGGCCAAAAGCGGTGGGCCGGCCGCTTGA
- a CDS encoding LysR family transcriptional regulator, whose protein sequence is MNLKQLVHFQNVATHGCITTAAARCNIAQSALSSQIAALEADLGVQLLFRHARGVTLTPCGEVLLDHARQIRAQFEQARREVRDAADVAGEVTIGIPVSMASVLTLPLLQALEVEFLGAQVHVFEGLTGDLRGWLRSGKIDTGILYGDDQADGLSLTGLAEDELVLFGRVGEEAAGRQSIAIEQLPRWPIYTTDGEHPVRPLLSKIAKAHHLTLKFGAQINSVGQLKALAREGRGHTILPRVALATEAPTERAQILAIEPSIKLRSYVATKTNPDRLVRKVGNVLRDVVERLIRSGDWPGARLLQADADR, encoded by the coding sequence ATGAATCTCAAACAACTCGTGCATTTTCAGAATGTTGCGACTCATGGATGCATCACAACCGCGGCTGCACGCTGCAACATCGCCCAGTCGGCACTTTCCAGCCAGATTGCGGCCCTGGAGGCGGATCTCGGGGTCCAGCTCCTTTTTCGCCACGCGCGCGGGGTGACCTTGACCCCCTGTGGCGAGGTCCTGCTCGATCATGCCCGGCAGATCCGCGCCCAGTTCGAACAGGCCCGCCGGGAGGTTCGAGATGCTGCCGACGTGGCCGGAGAGGTCACCATCGGCATCCCCGTCAGCATGGCCTCGGTGCTGACGCTGCCGCTGCTGCAGGCCCTCGAGGTCGAATTTCTTGGCGCGCAGGTCCACGTGTTCGAAGGCCTGACGGGTGACCTGCGGGGGTGGCTCCGGTCCGGCAAGATCGATACCGGCATCCTCTACGGCGACGATCAGGCTGACGGCCTGTCGCTGACCGGGCTTGCCGAGGATGAACTGGTGTTGTTCGGCAGAGTCGGCGAAGAAGCGGCGGGGCGGCAAAGTATCGCAATTGAGCAGCTACCCCGTTGGCCAATTTATACGACCGACGGCGAGCATCCGGTGCGCCCACTGCTGAGCAAGATCGCAAAGGCTCATCATCTTACGCTGAAATTCGGGGCGCAGATCAATTCCGTGGGGCAGCTCAAAGCCCTCGCGCGCGAAGGCCGTGGTCACACCATTCTCCCGCGCGTTGCGCTCGCAACGGAAGCACCCACGGAACGTGCGCAAATCCTGGCGATCGAGCCCTCGATCAAATTGCGCAGCTACGTGGCGACCAAGACCAATCCAGACCGCCTGGTCCGCAAGGTCGGCAATGTCCTGCGCGACGTCGTCGAACGTCTCATTCGCAGCGGAGATTGGCCAGGAGCCCGTCTGCTGCAGGCAGACGCCGACAGGTGA